In a genomic window of Gloeocapsopsis dulcis:
- a CDS encoding TetR/AcrR family transcriptional regulator — translation MSRGPKKQFNPEVALAKAMDVFWARGYEAASLSELLEHMGIGKKSLYDTFGNKRSLFLKALDYYAQTEVKAMRDQLLASGSPLANLEQVLQNLQQRHSLPRSRGCMLGTNIADFDTDDTEIALILYHHLQRLEDAYCTVIDRAQKAGEISSAINSRNVARMLLCTTQGMALLGRVVEDETLLRSTVEATVMLLKMV, via the coding sequence ATGAGCAGAGGACCTAAGAAACAATTCAATCCTGAAGTTGCCCTGGCAAAGGCAATGGATGTATTTTGGGCACGAGGATATGAGGCAGCTAGCCTTTCCGAGCTGCTTGAACACATGGGAATTGGTAAAAAGAGCCTCTATGACACGTTTGGCAACAAGCGATCGCTCTTCCTCAAGGCATTAGACTACTATGCTCAGACAGAGGTGAAAGCAATGCGAGATCAGCTTTTGGCTTCGGGTTCCCCCCTGGCAAACCTTGAGCAAGTCCTACAAAATTTGCAGCAACGACATTCATTACCCAGAAGTCGAGGTTGTATGTTAGGCACAAACATTGCTGATTTTGACACAGATGATACAGAGATTGCATTGATTTTGTATCACCACCTCCAAAGGCTGGAAGATGCTTATTGTACCGTTATTGATCGTGCTCAAAAAGCAGGTGAAATCAGTTCAGCCATTAACTCCCGCAACGTTGCCCGTATGCTGCTTTGCACCACTCAAGGAATGGCTTTGCTGGGTCGAGTCGTGGAAGACGAAACGCTTTTGCGTAGCACCGTAGAGGCGACAGTAATGCTGCTCAAAATGGTCTAA